The genomic DNA GCGATCGGATTGCAGTGCTGACATTAGACGGTATCATCCAAGACCTGGGCGGCAGTGCTTCAATTTTTCAACCAGCAGGGTACGATCATCAATTTTTCATGAGTCAGTTAAATATGATTTTGGAAGATGATACGGTAAAAGGTGTTGTGTTGAAAGTGAATTCGCCAGGTGGCGGAGTTGTGGAGTCGGCAGAGATTTATGATGCGCTTCGTACAATCCAGCTTGAAAGGGAAATTCCACTATATGTATCGATGGGTGGGATGGCCGCATCGGGTGGTTATTATGTAGCAGCGCCAGCCGAGAAGATTTTCGTTAATCATGAAACGATTACAGGTTCTATTGGTGTCATTATGGAAAGCATGAACTATGCGGGACTTGCTGAAAAGTACGGTATCGAATTTAACACGATTAAAACAGGGCCCTATAAAGATATTATGAGTGCGTCTCGTCCGATGAAAGAGGAAGAACGTGCAATGCTTGAGGACATGATTGGAGATTCGTATGAACGTTTTGTAGATATTATTGAAGAGGGCCGGAATATGACGGAAGCCGAAGTGAAACAAGTTGCAGACGGCCGAATCATGAATGGTCGACAAGCAATTGAAGCAGGACTAGCGGATGACTATGGCAAGGCGGCTGACGTAATTGAAGCGATGAAACAAGATTTTGAACTGCAAAATGCAACCGTCTTTGAGTATACGACAATGGATAGCTGGAGCTCATTGTTGGGTGTGAAGGTAGGCAACCTTGTCGGTAGAAATGTTGAATCCGAATTGATTGGTAAGTTGCTATCTGATTACAATGCGCCGCGAATGATGTATTTATATGGTGAAAGATAAGGGGGAATTGTCTGTGTCGGAGCATATTGAACAACAGCTGAATTTAGCGAAAGATTCCGTTGCCATACAGTCAGCTCAACAGTATGAGTCTGTTCAAGTAGAGCGTTTTCGGACGAAGTATGCCGGTTTTTGGACGCGTTTTTGGGCGTTTACAATTGACCTTCTTGTCCTATCTGCAATTAGTGGGATTGTCATTAAACCATTATTTAGAGTAGTGGGTATTGAAATAACGAACCCTTCCTTTTTCTTTTTTAGTACCTATAAACTAACTGCGCTGTTCTTGTTCTTGCTATATTTTATGTTGATGACCAAGTTTTTGAAGCAGACGGTCGGCAAGATGATTATGGGTATTAGGGTAGAAGCGAAGGATGGCAAGCCGTTGACATGGGGAACTGTGCTTTTCCGTGAAGGCATCGGACGTTTTATATCGAAAATGCTTGTGATTCCTTATTTACTTGTCATTTTTATGCCGAAAAAAGAGGCGTTGCATGATTTGTTTGCAGATACGGTCGTTGTGCATGAGCATACGTATGAAAAAGAGGTGCAGCTAGGTTATCGACAAGCTGAGGGTCAACAGTTGCAAGAAGGGACAATCGTTTAGTAAGATAAGTATAGAAAAGGGGGCGTCTTACATGGCTAACGTTACATTCAAGAATAATCCTGTTACATTGCTTGGTAAAGAAGTTGCAGTAGGTGATACGGCACCAGAATTTACAGTGCTTGCAAATGATTTGAGCCCAGTTACACTGGCTGATTCAAAAGGGAAAATCCGGTTAATCAGTGTCATTCCTTCAATTGATACGGGTGTTTGTTCTGTTCAAACACGTAAGTTCAATGAAGAGGCTGCGTCACTTGGGGAAGATGTCCAAGTATTGACGATTTCTGCGGATTTGCCATTTGCACAAGCAAGATGGTGTGCTGCTGAGGGTATTGAAAATGTGCAAACATTGTCTGATCACCGTGATTTATCATTTGGGGAAGCATATGGTACAATTATTCAAGAACTTCGCCTATTGGCACGCTCAATCTTTGTTATCGACAAAGATGATAAAGTGACATATGTTCAATATGTGAGTGAAAACACGGATCATCCAGATTACGAAAAAGCAATTGAAGCAGTTAAAGCACTTACAAACTAATTATGAAAACCCACTCGGAAACGGGTGGGTTTTATCGATAGAGGGATTATAAATGACGACGAATACAGAAAAAATCTTTACATTCATTGATACATACGCGCAATCTAAGGAAGGATTATACCTTGAAGCAATTATTGAAGCATGTGAAAAGTGGCTACAAGGTGATATCCAGCCTGAGTTATCTGAAACGGTGACGAAAGAAGAGATTCGAAGAGGGATTCAACTGGCAATATTAAAAGGGATGAAGCAACATGCGCAACCGCATCATCAAATGACACCCGATTCAATCGGTATGTTGATTGGTCATATCGCTGGGAAATTGGCTGCGGGTCAACAAGATTTAACATTGTTGGATCCTGCTGCGGGTACGGGTAACTTACTCTACACGGCAATGAATGTGATCGGAAATAATGTGACAGCGACAGCAGTTGAAATTGATGATATTCTTGTTCGATTATCAGCAGTTACCGCGGAATTGTTGGAGCATCCTTTGACATTTTATGTACAAGATGCGCTTCGCCCGCTACTCGTGGATCCGGTTGATATTACAGTGAGTGATTTACCCGTTGGATTTTATCCAGATGATGACAATGCGGTGAATTTTGAATTAGTGCCTGCCGAAGGGCATGCCTATTCACATCATTTATTCATTGAACAATCGATGAATCACACAAAAGCAGGGGGCTATGGGGTATTCGTTGTGCCAGCGAATTTATTCGATTCTGAGCAGGCGGCATCTTTGCATCCGTATTTGAAAACGCGCACAATTATTCGTGCGGTTATTCAGTTACCAGATTCTTTATTCAAAAATACGGCACATGCCAAAAGTATTTTAGTGCTCCAAAAGCCTGTTGAAGGCGTAGTGAAAGCGACACCGGATGTACTACTTGCAAAAGTGCCATCTATGACGGATAGGCATGCTATGGCATTATTCCTACAGAAAATTGATATGTGGGTTGCGGAATCGTAATGCCCTGAACTATCAATTATGCCTTGGTGTAATTGCGTCCAGATTTTTTTCGAGCTCGGGGCCTACAGGAAGTAGGTCATGCAACCGTTGCCGCAGGACGCGGCGAACTTAGGTTGCCTTCCAAAGCTCCTCTAAAAAATCTGTGACATCCGCCGGAGGCTTTATCTTCGTTCAGCCGATGTTTGAACACCTACTGAACAGAAAAACAAAACCGTATTCATCTCGCCACTTATCGAGGTGGAAGTTTTCTGCTGAATGAAGATTAAATGAAAAAGGTCGCCCTCTCATCGAATGATGAGCGGGGCGACCTTTTTTGTGTCCATTAATCTTCTTCTGGTGTACGTACAACGAGTACGTCGCATTTTGCAGAGCGTACGATGTTTTCAGAGACACTACCGATTAAGAAACGTTCAACTGTATTGAGCCCTGTTGCTCCACAGATAATTAGATCGGCATTGAGTTTTTTAGAAAGGTCACGTGAAATCATTGTTTTAGGTGAACCGTATTCCACAATGACATTGACATGATGTAAGCCTGCTTTTTCAGCTTCTGTTTTGTAATCATTGAGTAGTTCTTCTGCAAATTTTTGTGCGCGTTCTGCAATTGAGCGGTCATAGGCTTCAACAGCAGCATAAGAGCGTGTATCAATAATATTAATCAAGTTTAGTGTTGCGTCATTTCGTCCAGCGATTGCTACCGCTTTTTTGAAAGCCCATTCAGATTCTTTTGATCCATCCACAGCTACGAGAATTTGTTTATACACTAGTGTCATGTGTCCCCACTCCATTTCTTAATTTGGTATATTGATTACTTCTATTAAGAAGAGTAGAAATCCTTTTATTTGTTGGAAAATGTAACAGAGAAATTTGTAAATTCGACAAAATTGTTACACGTTATATGAAACCGTTTGCAGTTTTTTTTCTAATTTGTCATCTGAATATTCGGCGAATAAAAAAAGTGCAGTCAAAATGATTTTTATCTGATAAGATTGAATCTAGCTTGACCTGTATGAATAATATTCGGAAAGGTCAACGAATTTAATATACTTTATTTAGGGGGATTTATAATGCTTATTGGTGTTCCAAAAGAAGTTAAAAATAATGAAAATCGTGTGGCAATGACGCCGGCGGGAGTTTTTAACTTAAAATCATCTGGTCATGAAGTACTTATCGAAACGGGCGCAGGTCTTGGCTCAAGCTTTACGGATGAAGATTATATCCAAGCAGGTGCGAAAATTGTTGCTACGGCAGCGGAAGCTTGGAATGCTGATATGGTTATGAAAGTTAAAGAACCCATTGCTTCAGAATATGGCTATTTCAAAGAAGGGCAAATTCTATTCACATACTTGCACCTCGCACCTGAAGTAGAATTGACGAAAGCATTGCTTGATAAAAAAGTAGTTGGAATCGCTTACGAAACAGTACAGCTTCCAAACAATTCATTACCACTACTCGCACCAATGAGTGAAGTTGCAGGTCGTATGGCAACACAAATCGGTGCGCAATATTTACAACAAATCAATGGTGGTAAAGGAATTCTATTAAGCGGCGTACCAGGCGTTTCACGCGGTAATGTAGTCGTTATCGGTGGTGGACAAGCTGGAGCGAACGCAGCTCGTATCGCAGTTGGTATGGGTGCAAAAGTAACTGTGCTTGACTTGTCAGTAGATCGTCTTCGTTACCTAGACGAAATCTTTGGCAATGACATTCAAACACTTGTATCAAATCCATTCAACATTGCTGAATCTGTGAAAAATGCAGATCTAGTTGTGGGTGCGGTATTGATTCCAGGAGCAAAAGCACCGAAACTTGTTTCAGAAGATATGGTTAAGTCGATGAAACCAGGATCTGTTCTTGTGGACATCGCAATTGACCAAGGTGGTATTTTTGCAACATCTGATCGTATCACTACACATGATGAGCCAACGTATGTAAAACACGGCGTTGTACATTACGCAGTAGCGAACATGCCAGGTGCAGTTCCACAAACATCTACAACTGCTCTAACGAACGTTACAGTACCTTACGCACTTCAAATTGCGAACAAAGGTTATAAACAAGCATGCCTAGACAACGTTCCACTTCAAAAAGGAATCAACACGTTGGACGGCCATGTCACATATAAAGCTGTAGCAGACGCTCAAGGTCTTGAGTATGTATCAGCTGAAACATTATTGAACCGATAATTAAGAAAAGCGTAAGCGCCTTGGTAGGCGCTAAAATTCTGTTCCTAAGTAATAAAAAATGCTGTCCGCACTTAATCGCGGGCAGCATTTTTATCTTTATGGTTGAATAATTTGCAACTCTTTTGGGAATTTCGTTAATACTTCTACGCCGTCAGCCGTTACGACAACGTCATCTTCAATGCGAACACCTGTGATTTCAGGATGGTAAATACCCGGTTCGATTGTAAAGACCATGCCTTCTTCGAGAGCAAGTTCGTTTGTTCCTGTGACAGAAGGGAACTCATGGACCGAAATGCCAAGACCGTGACCGACGCGATGTGTAAAGTATTGGCCATATCCTGCATCCTCAATGACATCTCTTGCGGCTTTATCGATAGCCATTGCTTGTACGCCGGGGCGAACGAAGTCAACTGCCGCTTGCTCTGCTTGTCTAACTGTCTCATAAATTTTGCGCATATCTTCTGAAGGTTCACCGAATGCAACTGTTCGTGTAATGTCAGAACAATAGCCGTTATAAACAACACCCAAATCGAACAAAATGAAATCACCTTGTTGAATTTTACGATCACCAGGTGTGCCATGTGGTGAAGCTGTTTTAGGACCGGATAACACCATTGTATCGAACGCCATTTTCTCCGCGCCTTTTTTCTTCATTTCAAATTCAATCGCCATGAGGATTTCTAATTCGGTTTTTCCTTCGGCGATTTCCCTGCACCCTACTTCAATGGCATAATCAGCTAATGCTGCTGCTTTGCGTAAGTTGTCGAGCTCGTCCTCACTTTTAATATTTCGCATAGTGTTTAATTGTTCGTCCAGTCGAGTGAATGTAGCACCTTCGAATAATTGCTCCATACGTTCCAATCGCTCCACTGTTAAGTGTGATT from Sporosarcina sp. FSL K6-1522 includes the following:
- the sppA gene encoding signal peptide peptidase SppA: MTMKRWIAIIVAAALVFVSVGVNSISYIFTRDFNSVFEDMMATSSGYNEMVLEEGKGSDRIAVLTLDGIIQDLGGSASIFQPAGYDHQFFMSQLNMILEDDTVKGVVLKVNSPGGGVVESAEIYDALRTIQLEREIPLYVSMGGMAASGGYYVAAPAEKIFVNHETITGSIGVIMESMNYAGLAEKYGIEFNTIKTGPYKDIMSASRPMKEEERAMLEDMIGDSYERFVDIIEEGRNMTEAEVKQVADGRIMNGRQAIEAGLADDYGKAADVIEAMKQDFELQNATVFEYTTMDSWSSLLGVKVGNLVGRNVESELIGKLLSDYNAPRMMYLYGER
- a CDS encoding RDD family protein, with protein sequence MSEHIEQQLNLAKDSVAIQSAQQYESVQVERFRTKYAGFWTRFWAFTIDLLVLSAISGIVIKPLFRVVGIEITNPSFFFFSTYKLTALFLFLLYFMLMTKFLKQTVGKMIMGIRVEAKDGKPLTWGTVLFREGIGRFISKMLVIPYLLVIFMPKKEALHDLFADTVVVHEHTYEKEVQLGYRQAEGQQLQEGTIV
- the tpx gene encoding thiol peroxidase; this translates as MANVTFKNNPVTLLGKEVAVGDTAPEFTVLANDLSPVTLADSKGKIRLISVIPSIDTGVCSVQTRKFNEEAASLGEDVQVLTISADLPFAQARWCAAEGIENVQTLSDHRDLSFGEAYGTIIQELRLLARSIFVIDKDDKVTYVQYVSENTDHPDYEKAIEAVKALTN
- a CDS encoding class I SAM-dependent methyltransferase; amino-acid sequence: MTTNTEKIFTFIDTYAQSKEGLYLEAIIEACEKWLQGDIQPELSETVTKEEIRRGIQLAILKGMKQHAQPHHQMTPDSIGMLIGHIAGKLAAGQQDLTLLDPAAGTGNLLYTAMNVIGNNVTATAVEIDDILVRLSAVTAELLEHPLTFYVQDALRPLLVDPVDITVSDLPVGFYPDDDNAVNFELVPAEGHAYSHHLFIEQSMNHTKAGGYGVFVVPANLFDSEQAASLHPYLKTRTIIRAVIQLPDSLFKNTAHAKSILVLQKPVEGVVKATPDVLLAKVPSMTDRHAMALFLQKIDMWVAES
- a CDS encoding universal stress protein; translation: MTLVYKQILVAVDGSKESEWAFKKAVAIAGRNDATLNLINIIDTRSYAAVEAYDRSIAERAQKFAEELLNDYKTEAEKAGLHHVNVIVEYGSPKTMISRDLSKKLNADLIICGATGLNTVERFLIGSVSENIVRSAKCDVLVVRTPEED
- the ald gene encoding alanine dehydrogenase, encoding MLIGVPKEVKNNENRVAMTPAGVFNLKSSGHEVLIETGAGLGSSFTDEDYIQAGAKIVATAAEAWNADMVMKVKEPIASEYGYFKEGQILFTYLHLAPEVELTKALLDKKVVGIAYETVQLPNNSLPLLAPMSEVAGRMATQIGAQYLQQINGGKGILLSGVPGVSRGNVVVIGGGQAGANAARIAVGMGAKVTVLDLSVDRLRYLDEIFGNDIQTLVSNPFNIAESVKNADLVVGAVLIPGAKAPKLVSEDMVKSMKPGSVLVDIAIDQGGIFATSDRITTHDEPTYVKHGVVHYAVANMPGAVPQTSTTALTNVTVPYALQIANKGYKQACLDNVPLQKGINTLDGHVTYKAVADAQGLEYVSAETLLNR
- a CDS encoding Xaa-Pro peptidase family protein; the protein is MSKVKEIQQYLRNTNVDAAFITTPDNVFYVTGFQSNPHERLLGVMVFKDAEPFIICPFMEIPDVKATGWAYEVVGHADTEDAWDIVLKAVQSRGALPTSITIEKSHLTVERLERMEQLFEGATFTRLDEQLNTMRNIKSEDELDNLRKAAALADYAIEVGCREIAEGKTELEILMAIEFEMKKKGAEKMAFDTMVLSGPKTASPHGTPGDRKIQQGDFILFDLGVVYNGYCSDITRTVAFGEPSEDMRKIYETVRQAEQAAVDFVRPGVQAMAIDKAARDVIEDAGYGQYFTHRVGHGLGISVHEFPSVTGTNELALEEGMVFTIEPGIYHPEITGVRIEDDVVVTADGVEVLTKFPKELQIIQP